The genomic window TGGGACAATTCATTGAAGCACACGGCATACCTGCTTGATGTACAACCTTTGTCCCACAAGCAGGGCAGACACAATTTCCTCCAGGGCCTGCGCCCTGACGATTTCCTCCGCCTTTACCTCTGCCTCTTCCCATTCCTGGACCTTGCCCTAAAGGGCCTGTCCCATCTCCTCTTGGCATACTAATCACCTCCTAAATTGAAATTGCTTCATTTGGGCATTGATTTACGCAAGCGCCGCATTCCACGCAATCATCGCTGATTACAGCCCTTTCATTCTCGATCTTTATCGCATTAACCGGACAAATATCTTTACACGTTCCACAACCATTGCATTTCTTTTTATCAACTTTGACTGCCATCACTGCTCCTTGTCTACCTAGACAACACCCGCGCAATTCCAATTAGCGCGGGGTGTCCCATTATTACTTTTTCTTATTCGGTATTCCAGAGTGCGAACCTACGCTTGGGCTGGAATTCGCCTTAAATTCTCCTCTTTTATATTTCTCAATCGCTTCTTTAACCGTGCCTGATGCGCCGGTAAAAACTTCTACCCCCGCCGCCTGTAGTGTTTGAAAAGCATTCGGCCCGACGTTTCCCGTAACCACAGCCTTAACCTGTTTTGAAGCAACCAGCTGCGCAGACTGAATACCCGCGCCTCCCATGGATTCGATATTCGGATTTCCAATAGCCTCGAATTCTAAAGTATCGGTATCAGCAATAATAAAATTCTGGCACCTGCCAAAACGCGGATCTACCTTAGAATCCAAATTTTTTCCTTCTGCTGTAACACAAATCTTCATATTCGTTCCTCC from bacterium includes these protein-coding regions:
- a CDS encoding 4Fe-4S binding protein, producing MAVKVDKKKCNGCGTCKDICPVNAIKIENERAVISDDCVECGACVNQCPNEAISI
- a CDS encoding NifB/NifX family molybdenum-iron cluster-binding protein, which codes for MKICVTAEGKNLDSKVDPRFGRCQNFIIADTDTLEFEAIGNPNIESMGGAGIQSAQLVASKQVKAVVTGNVGPNAFQTLQAAGVEVFTGASGTVKEAIEKYKRGEFKANSSPSVGSHSGIPNKKK